In one Nitrospirota bacterium genomic region, the following are encoded:
- a CDS encoding class I SAM-dependent methyltransferase: protein KSGQVVADIGAGTGYLTAKLSECVGESGIVYAVDIQQEMIDYARKNVLDRGLKNVVLVLGDMDNPKLSPEKMDAIILLSAYHEIARPVEYVKKLRSALKPYGKLAILEFTDECPIGPPLKFRLPEDMVMHEVQQADFTLLQRHTFLLPYQYFLVFTPSTF from the coding sequence AAAAAGCGGACAGGTTGTTGCGGATATTGGCGCCGGCACGGGGTATCTTACCGCAAAATTATCTGAATGTGTAGGGGAATCCGGAATTGTTTATGCCGTAGATATACAGCAGGAGATGATCGACTATGCAAGGAAGAATGTGCTGGATAGAGGATTAAAAAACGTAGTACTTGTCCTTGGTGATATGGATAATCCAAAACTATCACCTGAGAAGATGGATGCCATCATTCTTCTGAGTGCCTATCATGAAATTGCAAGACCCGTTGAATATGTGAAAAAACTGAGATCTGCCTTGAAACCTTACGGCAAATTGGCAATTTTGGAATTTACTGACGAGTGCCCTATCGGTCCCCCTTTGAAATTTCGTCTGCCAGAGGACATGGTGATGCATGAAGTTCAGCAGGCTGATTTTACCTTGTTGCAAAGGCATACATTTCTTCTTCCTTACCAATACTTTTTGGTCTTTACTCCATCCACTTTCTAG